From Spirochaetota bacterium:
ACGACTCCTGTATCTCGGCGGGCAGCTGCAGCAGGCGCAGCGTGTTGGCGATGGTGGCCCGCTCCTTGCCCACCTGGACCGCGATATCCTGCTGCTTGAGGCTGAACCGGTTGATGAGGACCTTGTAGGCCTCGGCCTCCTCGATGGGGTTCAGGTTGGTGCGCTGGATGTTCTCGGTGAGGGCCAGGGTGAGGTTCTTCACCTCGTCAGCCTCGATCACGATGGCCCGGATCTTCTTCAAGCCGGCGTGCTTGACCGCCCTGAGGCGCCGTTCCCCGGCCACCACGTAGTAATTGTTCTCCGACCGGCGCACGATGATCGGCTGGAGGAGTCCCACCGCCTGTATGGACGCGGCCAGGCCCTTGATCTCCAGCTCGTCGAAGACGGCCCGCGGCTGGTCCGGGTTGGGAAGGACCGCGTCCGCGTCCAGCTCGACGATGAGCTCCGCATTCTGGACGATCCCCTTTTCCAGGGTCTCCACCGGCGTTGGCGACGACGTTATGATCGCGGACAGACCTTTGCCCAGAACCTTTTTAGCCATTCTTCAAGACCTCGTCTGCTAAGTTCTCGTAGGTAACGCTGCCTATGCTTCCCCTGTCGTAAAAGCCTATGGGCTTCCCGAAGGAGGGGGCTTCCGAAAGGCGCACGTTCCTCGGTATGATGGTTTTAAAAACCTTGTTTGAAAAATATTCCCGCACGTCGGACACGACCTGTTGCGACAGGTTCGTCCGCGAATCGTACATCGTGAGGACCACTCCCTCGATGGAGAGGCCTTTGTTCAGGTTCTCCTGCACCATGGCGATGATCCTGAGAAGCTGGCTCAGTCCCTCCAGCGCGTAGTATTCGCACTGCAGCGGGATCATCACCGAATCGGCCGCCACGAGGCTGTTCAGCGTGAGGATCCCCAGTGAGGGCGGACAGTCGACGAACACGTAATCGTAATCCCTCCGTATCTCCTCCATGGCCCTGCGGAGTATGAACTCCTTTCCGTCGACGTCCATCAGGTCCATCTGGGCCCCGGCGAGATGGATGTTCGACGGGATAAGGTCCAGGTTTTCCATGCCGGTCTTGACGATGGCGTCCCTGATCGGCACCGAGCCGATGAGCACTTCATATATGGTGCGCTCGCTCTCGCCCGCGTTGACGCCGACGCCGTACCCGGCGTTCGCCTGCGGGTCGATGTCGATGATCAGGACGCGCCGCGCCCGATCGGCGATGAAAGACGCCACGTTGACCGTTGTCGTCGTTTTTCCCACTCCCCCCTTCTGGTTGGAGACCGATATCACTCTTCCCATTCCCTGGCTCCGAATTTTTAAACTTGTTGCGAAACTGCGTCTCGCGCTCGCAGGTGATGCCCCTACAGGGGCTTGCAAGGGGCTTAGCCCCTTGACCCCGATTAAAAAAACCGGATTCGCAACAAGTTTATTGTAGTACTCTTTTAAAGTTCCGGCCTGAATGCAACAACTTTTCTTGGATTGCCGCTGTAAATCTATTTCTGCTTGACAGGGCGCCTTGCCGGACCGCAGACTTCAACGGTTTATTCCCGCCCCAAACCGGCGCTCCCCTCGGGCCGGCTGCCGGACGGGCACAATCCATCCAGGAGTGGGCCGGGCCATGGCGAGACGAAAAAACATCATCGATAAAAATTTCCAGCTGAAGACCACCTTCCGCATAATCGGGATAATCATCATCACCTTCATCCTCGTCATTGCCGTCACGGGTGTCATATCCACGGACAACAACCGTCAGATACAGGCCACCATCAACGATCTCAACAGGTCCATCGAAAAGGACAAGAAGACCATCGAGGTCCTCATCGCGTCGGCGGGCCTGAAGCGCGAAACCATGGCGGACCGCGACCATGACCGGATGATCGAAGACCACCTCGAGACCATCGCCGTGATGCACACCAACATGGAGCAGCTGAAGCGGATCCTGAACATGAACCGGGCCCTGTTCACGGTGATGATCCTCACCGGCGTGCTCCTCGGCTTCGGCCTCTTCATCTACCTGATCCGCCTCACGAACCGGATCTCGGGCCCCCTCTACGTGCTGACCCGGCACATGCACGACATCATGAACGGCAGGCAGCCCAATCTCCGGGAGCTCCGGAAAAACGACGAATTCCAGGAGTTCTACCGCGAGTTCATTTCATTCATCGACAAGACCGGCAGGAAATGAGCCCTCAGAGGCGGCTGCGGCCCGTATACCCCTTCCTGAACAGGACGGGGTACGCCAAAAAGAGAAGACAGACCGCCGCGGCGACGCCGAGAACGGCCAGCACGTAATAGAGATAGGGGATGATCCTCCGCCCCGATGCGGAAACGACGGCGTACATGCCGAAGCGGTCGCTCCCGTAGGGGTAGAGCCTGATATAGCAGTGATCGCGGCCCGCTGACT
This genomic window contains:
- a CDS encoding ParB/RepB/Spo0J family partition protein is translated as MAKKVLGKGLSAIITSSPTPVETLEKGIVQNAELIVELDADAVLPNPDQPRAVFDELEIKGLAASIQAVGLLQPIIVRRSENNYYVVAGERRLRAVKHAGLKKIRAIVIEADEVKNLTLALTENIQRTNLNPIEEAEAYKVLINRFSLKQQDIAVQVGKERATIANTLRLLQLPAEIQESLSSGEISTGHAKVLLSVSGGRQMELYREILNKSVSVRALEQLVQEGDKKQKQGKKKPSKDAHIRKVEEDLVSIFGTKVEIKHASGRGKIEISYYSLDDFDRIMDLIKK
- a CDS encoding ParA family protein, with the protein product MGRVISVSNQKGGVGKTTTTVNVASFIADRARRVLIIDIDPQANAGYGVGVNAGESERTIYEVLIGSVPIRDAIVKTGMENLDLIPSNIHLAGAQMDLMDVDGKEFILRRAMEEIRRDYDYVFVDCPPSLGILTLNSLVAADSVMIPLQCEYYALEGLSQLLRIIAMVQENLNKGLSIEGVVLTMYDSRTNLSQQVVSDVREYFSNKVFKTIIPRNVRLSEAPSFGKPIGFYDRGSIGSVTYENLADEVLKNG